TCATACTGTGTTTTACAAGCATTCAAATATaggaaaaatagttattttaattatgtGGATGGCATAATATTGACAAGTGATGATCATATTGAACTAGAGAAGCTAAAGAAAAGATTAGCTAAACAATTTGAGATAAAAGACGTGGGAGCACTGAAATATTTTCTTGGGATGGAATTCTCTAGATCTAAAGAAGGTAATTTTGTTTCTCAAAGAAAATATGTTTTAGACTTGCTTTAGGAGACAGGTTTGCTTGGATGTAAATCGACTGAAACCCCATTTGAACCCAACCTGAAATTAGAGCATGCTGAAGGTGAAAATGTGGTGAATGTTGACAAGTTTCAAAGACTTGTTGAGAGGTTACTTTACTTATCCCATACACGTCTAGATATTACATTTGCTGTAAGTAAAGTAAGCCAATTCATGCATTCAGCAAGACAAGATCATTTTGAAGCTATATACAGAATTCTAAGATATATGAAGGGGACTCCTGATAAGGGGCTGTTGTTTATAAGGCATGAACATTTGCTAGTTGAAGTCTACACTGATGTAGATTGGGCTGGAAGCACTATTGATCGAAAGTTTACATAAGGTTATTATACTTTCGTTGGAGGAAATTTAGTCACTTGGAGAAGTAAAAAAGCAAAAGAAATTTAGTCACTTGGAGAAGTAAAAAAGCAAAATATGGTAGCTAGAAGTAGTGCTGAAGCTGAATTTAGAGTAATAGCCCATGGTATTTGTGAAGTTTTGTGAATTAAAAGGCTAATGAAAGATTTAAGAGTTTCATGTTTTTTGTCCATTAAAGTCTATTGCGATAACAAGGCTACAATTGCAATTGCAATTGCTCACAACCCTATTCCTCATAATCGAATGCAACATGTAAAATTGATAAGCATTTTatcaaagaaaaaattgaaaagggaCTGATTTGTATGTCATATGTACCAACCACTGAACAAATTGCAGCCATACTTACAAGAAGTTTGATCACTTAATTGGCAAGTTGGTAATGGAATAGATTTTTCAACCAGCTTGAGAGGGAGTGTTGAAAAGAAAAGTAGATTAATTTAAGATATGTTAGCTGTAAGATTATTGTAATTATAGAATAACCAACTTGTATAGAATAGAAAATGTTTAATTACTCCTAGATTGATGGGCTGCTATCACCTATATATAGGTGTTGTAtcactattgtaaaaatataagaaataatattCTTTTCTTATTTCCCTTCTAGTTTCTATAGTAACGTCTCCTCACCTTACCAAAAGAATCTTCTACATTCCCTAAACaagactcaaaaaaaaaaaaaaaagaagagaaatactCTCGCCAATCCCCTCTTATTCTTACGGTATGAAAATATTTAAGGCTAGAAATGAATAagcaaaaatgttttttttttaaagtcataCGATGAAACGTTaggtaattaaatcatttttactTTATAAGAGGAAAATATGATTTAGATTTTAAATGCTGATATAGATGCACAAAAACCACCTATCTGACACAACCAAAATCTTGACTTACATGATTAATGAGTTGGGaaggaaaataatggaaaaaaagaaaagaaaagagtgaagaaataGATTGAACTGGGACTTTATACAATTCCGGAAAAATGCACAATGCTCTCAATCAAGAAGTATATATATGTTGTTCTTCCTAATATGATTGTTTTAAAAGTTTTGCACAATCATGCTTCAAACATTGAATATCTTAAAAGAGTCTACCACAGTGAGTAGTCTCTCTTTCATCTTATCCCACCTTCTCTCATTTGCTCCGGTTGTCAGTGTATAAAATTTACCTGATAAAACATGCCATAAAAGAAGACGAGAACATATGTAATCTATTGATTGTTCATAGGAAAATGATGGAACAAACAAAAGTACGAAAATGATGTACAAAGATCAATACTTTATTTACTCTCGAGGACACAAATTCACTTGGCCATTTGACAATCTCAGATTCCAAATCTCTAGTTCTAATGGATTGAAAGTACTCGTAGTCTCTTATGTTTTACCATTTTTGTTTCTTTGATACCAAAGAAGTTGTGGTTTGGGATAAGGAGGACTGCAGATGCTGGCATTCAAATATCGAAATTGTTTTTAAACATCGTTTCTTAAAAATGCCTACTTGAATCAATTAAGCTAGTCTCAGGGTTACAAGTCTATAATTTGAAGCCTTGGATGGGTTGCACACGATAAGATTCCAACCTAAGGCCAGCTAAATACTAACTCTTATAAATAACTGCATAAACTAATTGAGCTAAGTTCTAGACTTAATGAACAAAGAGTACTTTCCATGTGCTTAAAGTATTCATATAAAATTatgaacttttatttttttccaatgaGAACTAATTAAACAATAAGACAATTTATGGATGCTATAAGCAAATTTCATAACTATGCTATGTTACTCAGACTTGGGTGTGAGTGTGGGTTAGAAGTATGTGTCAAACAAGTGTTTGTCAATTTTATCTAAGCCTTTGGAGGATCATATCCTTGAAACCATGTCCAAAATTGTATCCAACCCAACCGTTGGAAacgatattttaagaaaaatgaagagatggAATAACATCGTAACCATGCATATATATAGAAAATACATACCGTTTCCAATAGAAACTGCAGTGAGAGCATGCCGAGTGTAGTTTGGAGCCTGAGTGACAAACTCAAATGTATAATAAGTTTTTCCATCTACATCATGCTGTAAGATATGTACAAAACATGTCAGTCCATAATGTTTTCATACAAATTCTAATTTGTCAAACAGAATATTAATATCTATATGACTAGGGTCAATGCTACTCGGGCTAGGGTGTAAGTGTTGGATACAAGTATGTGTGACACTAGTGGGCTCAACTTTATCTAAGTTTATCTATGTATTTTGAGCagggattgtatgaaactgtgattccacaTCATCCTCATCCCTTTCCAATAGaagaatgacaaatcagatttttcctccTGATTTTAAGCTTTTTGTCtccaataaaaaattcaaatccaactaaaaaagCTGAAAATAAggaggaaaaatctgatttgtcattatcctattggaaagggataagGATGAGATAGAATCATAGTTTCATACAATCCCTTCTAATGTATTTTAAGGGTTTTGAATGATCATATCCTCATACCTATGTCCAAAAATATATCCCGTACAGATATCAAATACagatatttcaagaaaaattaagagTTAGAGTAACATAAACTAGGAGAGCATTTGACATTCAAAAGCTCAAAGTCTATTTAGCCATTCCATATACTATAAATGATACGAATGGATCTGTTAATTAGACAGAACATTAATTCATTACATGAAAATAACTAAAAGATGACCAAACATGAACACATCAATCCATTCAAATCTTATGTTTTGTCAAAGTTTATATTGATGCATCAAACATGattgtaaaatgtgaaaataacaTGAGCACATCATAAATATGCTTATTGTTAAACCTACCATCTTAATATGATCGACACCTAAACATGCAGGTCCAAACAACATATCCTAACAATCCCTACAACACTACAAGAGGGTAATTAGATGAACTAGTTGAGAAACTTGTCCAGATAAAAGTAGGGCTGCATTCCAGGAAAATATAAACACTATCATAGGATGTGTTTTCATGTACGAGGCCCTGTATCCATGTCTGGATATACATCGTCAGAACCAAGTGTTGGACACGAATATTTAAAGAAGAATGAAGAATCAGAGCAATATAgtcaaaaataataaaggcaGTACAATAAAAGAAAGGGTAACAAATCCATCTTTGAATCAAACAAAAAGGCAGGAAACAAACCTCTCCTGCCTGAATTAGCTTTGTTTTCTGAGTTGGAGGAGCCAAAACTTTCTTGATTAGTGTTTCAGCAACCTGTGAGAATTTATCGTGAGAACTAAGAtctcactctctcttttttttttttttatgtcctCAATATGATGATATATAATATAGGCTATCCATGGCAAACCTCTTGCGGAGATCCGAAATCTCGAATATCTTGTTTGCTAGTTGGTATCATGTTCACACTAACGCTTTCTAATGGCTCAATAACATCTTTGAACACCTTGTCTTGACCTTCAATAACTACTTCCTACACAATTGCAAGAGAGACTAGTTACTGTCAATTCTAATTTTCATTAAATCGAATCCGTAAATTACTATGTTACTCTGAATCGGAGACATAGCTGTATCTAATACTCACTCTCGAATCCGAGTAACATAGAATAGAGGTAATTAAATGCACAAAGTTTACCTGCCACCCAAATGGATAGAGAAATGTGTATCCATCTTTCTTGTCAGTGACTGGAAGAAATCCCTTCTTAGTTTCTGCAGCAACTGAACCATATGAATGTGTCCTCTTAGCATATCAGGAAATTTTATTCAAAGAAGCAAGTGGACTTGATTTTAATTAGATCCAAAAACCTTAGATGGGATAATAACATTGGATCGAATATACATACACGCAATAGGAGTTCGGTCGACAATTGAAACCAAAGGAGCAATGATGCCAACGGCAATCATTCGGCGTCTCCCACCACTATctgaaaattaagaaaagaaaaaagaaatacaatataagcattaatatatagaaaaaataataataaagaaatgctGTATAAAATCTCCACAAATACCTCTAATCTCTATGCCAGAATTTACAATTACaggattaagaaaaaaaaattaaaagaagaagaagaagaaggagaagaagaaattAAATTCACCTTGAAACTGAGAAGAGCTAGAAGCAGCGGCAGGTGGAGATGATAAATGCTCACCCCGGACATGAAGAGGAACACTTGTTTTACAGCAAAGAAATGCTCCATGAGAAAGCTTCTGCAACCCTCTCTGTTTAACGAATGGAAGGAGCAAAATCCaatcataaagaaaaaaaaatagaaaagaccCAAAGCTGTAAAACAAAATAGATTGACAATGTTGATGAGAAAAGAAACCTGGGGAAAGGAATTAGTGAACAATGTATGATGAAGGGATGGCATAGAATTCTGCAAAGCTGCCATTGTTTAATATTCTGTGTTTCAGTTCATATGAActagtgaagaaaaaaaaagtagaaatctTCATTGATGGTTTTGTGGTGGAGATTTGTTCATCTTTGGATTGTTATCCGTTGAGAAAGAGTGCAAGTGGCTTTTCATGTCACACGTATATAAGGCTTTTGAAGCCTACTAGATTTTGGTTTGTTGGATTTGGATTGGACCCACCTTCTCTCTTATTATAATTCTTCGACTTGCTAAACTTGTAACTATTTTCTGTACAAAAAGTTTTCAGACTTAGGCTTCCTTGCACGGTAAACTTGCATCGCCTAATATTAAAAATAGCTATCACGagattaattattttagtaattgagattaaaattaataatgtgatatgtgtttgaatataaaaataaagataatggtgaaattaaaatttaaataattattaaagatattaaattaaaatgtgaatacattaaaaataaataattaaaattatatttatgttaaataatGATTCATAATGTCAAAAATTCTATTATtactttattaaaaatatattatggaaaatatttaaattgttttttggGTTTGTAATAATTTTATTAGCTGGGAGGGAGGTTTAAAGTGAATCGGCCCTGGAGCTTTCAATGGTTACGAGACATTGACGGTGTGATGAGATTGCACTTGTTTCCCAAGTGTGATTTCGGTGTCAGTGCAAAAGCATAAAGGGGTATATACCCGTTAGGGAGAGTTGGGATTAAGTACTTAATTAACAttcttaaaatatattaatgtgtAACTGGCAATTAATAGTATGGTAACACGTGGTAATATCATATTTttggtgtttaaaattttttacacaTACAGAATGAATTTGGATAATTGGTTGTCTAATTCATTTTAGAATCCCTTTAtagtatttatatgtatatatattattttttatgacatatcagattttttatattttattattactttgatatttaaaatatataaaatctaaaaaaattaaaatttatgaatttacaaaaatattaaaaatattatttggcATTAGAATGAATATCTAGACATGTTTTTTttgagtaattttatatattttaatatttcatattatgaccatatttttatattattaaattaaaaataaataaaatctgatattttataaaattttatattttatacattttttatagttttattttatataaatcatatatatatttatatatttggacaaatatattttataaaatctaatatatttttatttttataaatttttatgtgaaataatatattttataaacataagatgttatatatgttttaatttcataataatataaaatataatattttatgaaaattaaaaatatatacaagtaCTCAAAAACATGTTTGAAATGAATCTAGACAACCAATTGTTTCGGTTCATTCTAGTGTcaaaaactatttttaatatttttacaaatttatatatatttaattttttagattttatatatttaaaatataaaaatataatatgtaattaaaatttaaaatatataaaaattttaaaaaaattatgtctaGAATGAAGTTGGACAAATGGTTGTCCATATGCAAATGAACCTAGACAATCAATTGTCCAACTTCATTCCCCATatgtaaaaatacaattttattttataaattttaaatattttatttattaaaaattgttgcaaattaaataaaatatatgtatattttaaaaattattataagcaAATATTAATACTTATTATAATCATGTAATGATTTAAAACGGAATTAGATTTCGTTATAGGAATAAATTAAGCGTGACAAAAAGTTGAAGGGCCTATTCTGCAAATTTTACACTAACCTAGAAAAAGAATAAAACTAATTAGGGTTTATTTATATGCTTGTCAATAGTTGAggagtagaggtgctcatggccGGGCCGGGCTCCAAAAAAATTCAGCCCGAGTCCTAGTCCCGATCCCGATTCGACTCAAAATATGGGCTTGAAATTTTGTCCAAGTCTGGCCCGGAAAAAATTCTTAAGCTCGAGCCCAGCCCGgcctattttttaagtaaaacaccaaaaatttattttaaaaataaaaaagtattttaaaaatattttaaaaataataaaaaaatatatttattatttattcggGCCGGGCAGAGCAGGGCCTGGGCccaaaaagtggtgcccgagactcgacccattttttaaacaggcctcgtttttttgcccaaacacatatttcgagcctatatttttatccgaaccctctcatatttcggaCTGACCGTCTAGCCGGGCCGGGCtacccggcccatgatcacctttaTTAAGGAGTCAATTAATGAATATATcccaaaaacgaaaaaaaattcaaatctcattcTTGTCTGAATGGCTGAGTTGGGTGGTACCACCTTATttccaattaaaatttattatataactgttttacttttacttttttttttatcatttcattttaaaaccctaaaatctaatATCATTTCATCTAATATCATTTCTGGTTCATTAAAGTAAGTTTTTAGcaagttttattaaattaaatatttaaataaattttaatttaataagggtaaactacaaaataaaatataactttaaaaattattagtgCGAAACTTTTGAATTATTGGTGAGGAAGATCTCAAACACATCGACCAAAcataaaaaagtatttaaatagAGAAAGCCCATCAATACAACAAGGCTTTCAGGTGTGCATTGACCACTATCTTTAAGAGTATATTTGTTCTCATCGTGTGaaaatgattatataaaaataaaccttaATGATACAATGAAGTTCAATAACTATTTATCTTTTTTACTAACGAAAATAATCTACTAATGACTGAGCAAATTATAGcaagaaaatcaatttctataaaaattGTGTAGCAATTCTTTACATGACAATCTAAGAATAGTAAAAGATGGAGAAAGAATAGAAATgagttttgtttttgaattttttatatctCGTCCAAAAAAATTTTCACTCCTATTTATAGAAATTTTCTATATAATCACAACTCttaaatagatataattattcaaataatatcacttgaatagatataattatttgttaaaaaaatcaagtgatataaTTCCCCATGTTTAAAACACCCAATTTATTATTATGAATAGTCATAACTCTggattaataacaaaaaattatagtttttattaCTTGCAACGtttcatttataattattaaaatactatatatatttttaaaatggtcCCTCACTTTAGGCTGTTTTGCATTTAAAACTATAAAACTCAAGAAGAAATATCATAAATTAATGAGAATATTTTATACAAAATATCAATTTACAACTCAATAATGTCGATAATCATAATATATTTGAtagttgagtgataaaaaaaactaaacatagACTCCGGTTTCAGTGGCGATGGTGTGCTTTGTTCCGATGGGGATCGGAACACAAAGAAAGTTAGATTCTTGAtagttgagtgataaaaaaaactaaacatagACTCCGGTTTCAGTGGCGATGGTGTGCTTTGTTCCGATGGGGATCGGAACACAAAGAAAGTTAGATTCAAGGAAGGGGTGGAAGAGGAGACTGCTGTGATGGCTGTAGATCCAGATCTGTCTCCAAAACTGTCGTGGAAGGATATGCTTTTGGGGGGAGAAGCTTCTCCCTCTGTATCAGATCGAAATGGCTCCTCTGAGGGACGTGAAAACGATTTTGAATTACTGGAAGGGGACGTGAGTACGGCCATGGTAGACGGGATGCCTACTATTGCTTTTTCGGAACGTATTAAAATTATTCTTTTCAAAGAAATGGATTTAACGATTGTTCTCAAGCTTTTAGGGCATAATATCGGATACAACTCTCTCCTCAACCGTATCCTTAGTCTTTGGAAACCTGCTAAATCTTTTCATCTTAAGTTTCAGGATATCGGCGATTACAACAAAGTCTTAACCCAAGGCCCTTGGATTATCTACGGGCAATATCTTACCGTCCAACCGTGGACTAGGGAATTTAATCCATTGCAGCCATATCCCAGTGTGGTGTTGGCTTATATCCGATTGCCGGGGCTTCCGAGGTACCTGTACAATCGAAAAATTATAGAAGCTATTGGCGGACTCATTGGGAAAGTTGTCAAGCTAGATTTTCAAACCGACAACAGAACCAGAGGTCGGTTCGCTCGTTTGGCCGTTTTTATTAATCTTGATAAACCGTTGATTTCGCAGGTGATGGTGGACAATACCGTTCAAAAACTTGAGTATGAGGCTCTCCTGACGGTGTGTTTCTCATGTGGCAAATATGGCCATGTTAAAGAGTTTTGTCCGATGGTTGTGGTAGATCAAACCCGGGGGCAATCTGCGAATGTGGTGGTTGAGGCACAAGGAGACGTTGGTGGCAGAACCGATGGTGATCAGAGGCCAGAGTTTGGGCAGTGGATGTTGGTGGAACGAAAGGCGCGGCGTGGCCAACACGTTCATCAGGCTAGCGGCGCGGAAAAATCTGGAAATGATTCTTTTGGATCTAGATTTTCGGTGCTCAATCAGGTTGGGGATTTGGGGAGTGATTTGAAGGTGGCTAATGGAGATTTTTCGCGGGAGAAAGTTAGGGAGAGGGGCTGTCGGTGATGGGGGTCTTAAGATTAGGGCTAATATAGGTGTTAAGAAGAATTCTGGGCCTAAATTTGAAGCAGGCCGTGGGAGTGCTACGGGCCATGGAGCCCTTTTAGGGCCTGCTAAGAATATTTCTTTGTCAGAAATCTTTGGATAAATTTTTGGGCAAAAGTCCTATGGAATTGGCGAAAAATGGTAAGAGTAATGAGGGCccaatttttaaatcaaattctaATATTTCTTTTTCTTGCGCGCATGTAGGTAGTGAACAGGAAACTTCTAAAATTACTGGAATGGGCGTTGAAGGTGATCAgcaaaattctttaaattttggtgCTTCCAAAAATATTATTTCTGGTAATTCAGAAAGGGTTAAGGCTCATTTTAATCCAGCTTTCGAAGTGTCCGAATGAGTTGAAATCCAAATTTTCGAAAGTGTTCTAGATCCCCGAAAAACATTTTGCCGTgtcttttaagaaaaatattatttctgATCAACAAGTTAAATCTGGGAATCGGTCAGTGGAGAAGCCGGGTTTGGTTTTAGTTTCAAGTTCGGGTGCGGACAAATCCGGTTTTACAAATAGAAAGGGTGGCGTAAGAATTAATAAAAACCGTGTAGCCATAAGAATTCAAATGCTTTTCAGGGACGAGGGAGTCGTTTTAAATCTTCTGGTAGGGCACAGATTCCTTTAACAGAGTCCATGGAGGAGATGGCGAAAGGTTTAACCATTCATGGGGATTTAGTCCATTAGCAGTAATGGTATGATTCCTAagccttttgtttttttattatgaattttacaattttttcttGGAATTGCTAGGGTTGTGCCAGTGTTAATTTCCCTTGTTTGTTTGTTTGAGACAAGAGTCAGTGGAGCTAAAGCTGATAGCATTATTGCAAAGATAGGTTTCCAGTTCTCTCATTGAGTAGAGGCAATTGGTTACTTTGGAGGTATCTGGCTTGGTTGGAAAGATTTCATCCGTGTCGAGGTGGTTCGTAGTCATCCTCAATTTATTTTGACTAAAGGTTGGCAAATGTCCTCTACAAGTTcgttctttatttcttttgtctATGCCAACTCCAATcggcaaaaacgtaaaaatcttTGGGATTTCATAAGGTCTTCGATTCCGTCAGGTCATATTCCATAGATTGCTCTTGGTGACTTCAACGCAATCCTTTATCCTTCTAAAAATTTTGGTGGTCTTACTAATAGAAGGAGATGTCCCTAGTTCGGAGAATTTGTGGAGAAAGCCAAGCTGCATGATTTGGGTTTTATAGGGCCTCCTTTTACTTGGAATCAGGGTGCActttttgaaatgttagatcgTGCGTTGGGTAATAAAGCATGAATTCGTAATTTCCCTAACCTAATATCAAGTCTGACCCCCGTCCTCTTCTTTTGAATCAAAATCCGAAGGTTATTTTACCCAGAGGGAGACCCTTTCGATTCTTGGAAGGTTGGACTGAACAtcttgattttgatgattttatgaaTGACAATTGGGTTGTCGCTAGATACATGGCTGATTTCTTATCCAAGCTTACTCTTAATTTAAAAGAGTGTAATAAACAGGTCTACGGGCATATCACTACCAAAAAGAGACACATTGTTCTTAAAATTGCTAATGTTTAGAGAATGATGGATCTCTCTGGTTCGAATTGGTTAACTCAGGTGGATTTGAATCTTAGACAGGAGCTTGAGAATGTTTTACACCATGAAGAACTCCTTTGGAAGCAAAAAGAGAGATGTGATTGGCTGCATTTGGGTGATCGTAACACAAAGTTCTTCCATTCTTGAACTTTGCAAAGAAGGAAAAGCAACCGCATAACTTTTATTCAGAATGACGACGGGGATTGAATCTTTGACCTAGGCTTTGAGGCTGAGGCGAATACTTTTTTCCAAAAGCTCTATGGggaatgtcttggtgatattgGTGTTTTTCCTCCTAGTAAGTTTCCTCAGCTAAAGCGtggtgatattaattttttaaaggaaGTCGATCACTAATGATGAAATTAAGGATGCTCTTTTTTATATGGCTCCTCCAAAAGCTTCGAAAAGTAACGGGTTTCATGCCCACTTTTTTCAGAATCAGTAGAGTAAAATTGGGCGGCAGTTTGTGATTGGGTCAAAAAGGTGTTTAATGGAGGTTTTATTGAGGCTGAATAACACCCTGATTGTTCTAATTCCTAATGTGGCGAATCTAGAAGGCTTTGGACAGTTTTGTCGAATAAGCAAGCATGTCTTCCCAAAAATTATTGCGCAGGAACATGTTGGCTTTATTGCAGACAGGAATATAACCGATAACATTTTCATCGCTCAAGTGGTAATTCATTCCATGAGACGtcagaaaaaaaaggaaatggaTGACGATTAAAATTGATCTGGAGAAAGCCTATGATAGAGTAGATAGATTTTATTCATGTCTCTCTCTAAGCAGCAGGTATTCCTGAGTATCTCAGTAAAGTTATTATATCCTCTATTTCAAATCTACTACATGTCTCTCTCTAAGCAGCAGGTATTCCTGAGTATCTCAGTAAAGTTATTATATCCTCTATTTCAAATCTACTATGCAGGTTATGTAGAATGCTGTTCTTTTGTCTAAATTTAGACCTGCATCAGACAAGGGTGCTCGCTCTCTTCCTATCTTTTTATGCTTTGCATGGAATGGCTTGGTCATTTGATTCATTCAGCTATTTCGGTGGAAAAGTGGAACCCAATACATATGGGTCGCCTATCTCACATTTGTTCTTTACAGATGACCTAGTTATTTTCAGCAAAGCGGACTTGGTGCATTGTAGGATCATAAAAGATATTCTGGATCGATTCTGTGGTTTTTGTGGGCATCTTATTAATGTAAGGAATATTCTGGATCGGTTCTGTGGGCATCTTATTAATGCAAGGAAGACCAACATTTTTTTCTCTAAAGGGGTGGATATTTCTTTAACTGATATGATCAGTTCTATATTTGgctttcaaaaagttcatgatcTCGGGATTTACCTTGGGGTTCCTCTTTTCCATCAAAGGTTGACAAATAGCACTATGAATTTTGTAGTTGAAAAAGTTTGGGGAAGCTACATAGTTGGGACTCCAAAAAAGTCTCCATTGCTAGTCGTATTTATCTAGCTCGGTTGGTTATTTTATCCATCCCTAGCTATTTTATATAATCAATGATGATTCTTAGGAAAATTAGTGATGAGATTGAAAGTGGTCTAGAGTGGAAAAGACAATTAGTGATGAGATTGAAAGTGGTCTAGAGTGGAAAAGACTTCATGATCAAAACATATCCTTTCTT
The genomic region above belongs to Gossypium hirsutum isolate 1008001.06 chromosome D05, Gossypium_hirsutum_v2.1, whole genome shotgun sequence and contains:
- the LOC107904112 gene encoding uncharacterized protein, with product MAVDPDLSPKLSWKDMLLGGEASPSVSDRNGSSEGRENDFELLEGDVSTAMVDGMPTIAFSERIKIILFKEMDLTIVLKLLGHNIGYNSLLNRILSLWKPAKSFHLKFQDIGDYNKVLTQGPWIIYGQYLTVQPWTREFNPLQPYPSVVLAYIRLPGLPRYLYNRKIIEAIGGLIGKVVKLDFQTDNRTRGRFARLAVFINLDKPLISQVMVDNTVQKLEYEALLTVCFSCGKYGHVKEFCPMVVVDQTRGQSANVVVEAQGDVGGRTDGDQRPEFGQWMLVERKARRGQHVHQASGAEKSGNDSFGSRFSVLNQVGDLGSDLKVANGDFSREKVRERGCR
- the LOC107904111 gene encoding psbP-like protein 1, chloroplastic; protein product: MAALQNSMPSLHHTLFTNSFPQRGLQKLSHGAFLCCKTSVPLHVRGEHLSSPPAAASSSSQFQDSGGRRRMIAVGIIAPLVSIVDRTPIAFAAETKKGFLPVTDKKDGYTFLYPFGWQEVVIEGQDKVFKDVIEPLESVSVNMIPTSKQDIRDFGSPQEVAETLIKKVLAPPTQKTKLIQAGEHDVDGKTYYTFEFVTQAPNYTRHALTAVSIGNGKFYTLTTGANERRWDKMKERLLTVVDSFKIFNV